TTTAAGCATGCACGTGCTGAAGCATGGTGGTGAGGAGTGGATAGGCGGTTGATTTTAGCTGTACTGATTCTCTTCGTAGTGGCCGCGGCAGCGCTGCTCCTTCTCCCGAAACAGCCTCCGCCTCAGCAGCCTCCAGCCACGCAGCCGCCTGAGCAGCCTCCACATGAGCAGCCTCCACCTTCACAACCCCCACCCGCGCAGCCTCCACCTCAGGAGCAGCCGGCAGGCGTGACGCTGTACGTGATCACTAGGCACGAGCAGACAATACAGGATGCGACGAGGAAGCTGTTCCTGAGCAGCAGCTTAGCCAAGCAGTACAACATCGTGAATATCGTGTTCCTTCCCGTCAACGCGGAGCAGTGGCCTGAGTACATTAAGAGCGCGGCGGCGAAAGGGCAGGGTATCGACGTCGCGTGGGGCGGTGGGCCCACGCTCTTCAACCTCCTGGACGAGCAGGGCCTCCTGGAGCCTATCGACGAGAGTAAAGTCCCCGAGTTTAAGCTGGTCCTGGATGAGCTGAAGAAGATTCCCTCAAGCCTCGCTGGAGCCCCGACCTTCAAGGTCGGGAGTGACGGGAAGATTCGCTGGATTGGCGCTAGCGTTAGCAGTTTCGGCTTCACAGTGAACCGGGAGATCCTTGCAAGGTATAGCCTCCCAGCCCCGGTTAAGTGGGCTGACCTGGGTAGCCCCGTCTACGCGAGAACCCTTCCGGCGCTCCAGCTCGTCGGGGTGGCGGATCCCACGATGAGCACGAGCAACTTGAGGATGTTCGAGATCATCCTGCAGGCGTACGGCTGGGAGAAGGGTTGGAGAGCGCTCACCCTGATAGCCGCAAACTCGAAGATCTACAGCGGGAGCAGTGATGTGCGGGACGCTGTAATTAGGGGCGACTTGGCTGTCGGGACGACTATCGACTTCTACGGCTACACGGCGCAGCAGCAGAACCCCGCCTGCCTCTACGTCATCCCTGCCGGCGAGAGCATTGTCAACGCCGACCCCATAGCTGTGCTGAAAGGCGCGAGGCACCCGCGCGAGGCGGCTGTTTTCGTCGCCTGGGTGCTGAACGAGATGGGTGGGCAGCTCGTCTGGCTAGACCCCAACATCAACAGGCTGCCGATCAACCCAAAGGTTTTCGAGACGCCGGAGGGGGCGAAGAGGCCCGACCTCAAGAAAGCTCTCGACGAGCTTTTCTCCGCTTCGGGGATCGCCTTCAACGAGACTCTGTCCTCGCTCTGGGTGACTGCTGTCATGTACTACTTCAAGGCGACGCTGGTGGACGCCCACGACGACCTCCAGCCTGTGTGGGCGCAGATCGCCAAGGCCTACCTCGATGGGAAGATCACCCAGCAGCAGTTTAACATGCTGGTAGATGCTCTCACAGCGCCTCTCACGTTCACTGACCCCTTGACGGGCGCGAAGACGACTTTCACGCTGGACTACGCAGTCAAGATAAGCAGGTACATGGCTACAGACCCTGCTATCTACCAGAACCTTATGAACCAGTGGAAAGAGGCGGCTAGGGCACGCTACTTAAAAGCTCAGGAGCTTTTCAAGCAGGTAGCGAAGCCGTAGGTCAAGCTCCCGTTTTCTTCTCAGCTGGCCGTAAAACCCGTATTGTTTTTCCCTCCAGGCTTCGGAGCTCTGCTGCGTGATAGATATATCTCGGGTACGGCTCCTTCAACTGCGGGAGCTCTGCTTGAAAGTAGGAAAGCACCACGTCTGGCTTTTCGGATTAGCGGTCGCGGCAGTCTACACGGTGCTCTGGCACCTAGACCCCGGGGCCGCTAGGAGCGCGGATCCCGCCTTCTGGCTTGCGTGCGTCGCGGGAGGCTTAGGGCTGTACGCGGCCGGCTACGACTACCGGTGGGTGAAGTTTAGCTCCGGTCTCAGCTTCCTCTCAATATTCACGCTGATGTACAACTTCTTCATAATCGCCACCGGAACCCCCTCGCTGCCCCGAGCCACCGCCTTCCTGCTCACGCCTCTGCTCACTGTAGCGGCGGCAGGCTACCTCACCGAGAGGGTAAAGCGGTTTCTGCAGGCTCGCGAGGCTAGGAGAGGGGCGGTCCCGCTGGCCCGCAGGCTCAAAAGCACTTTCTACGAGCTAGACCTCCTGCTCTGGTTCTTCCTGGTTTTCGGCTCCCTCTTCCTCATCGCGTTCCTGGTGACGCCTCTCCTCCTCGTCCTTGCTAACGCGTTCAGAGCCCCCGCGGGGGCAGCGTGGTACTCCAACTTTCAGCGCATCTTCAGCGCTAGGGAGTACGTGCGCTTAGAGCTGCTGCCCGGGGAGCAGTTTATCTTCGCCATACCTGTCGGGAACGAAACGCTCTACATCGTGAAAGGAGTGAACTACGGCATCCTGGTGAACAGCCTAATCCTCTCCTTCATCGTGACTGTTACTGCGACGACGCTCGGCATCGCAGTTGCTTTCATCCTGGCCCGCTACTCGTTTCCGGGTAAGGAGGCGCTGAGGATCCTCTCCCTGGTCCCCTTGTTCGTCACCCCCTTCGTGAACTCCTACGTGGTGAAGATCCTGTTCAGCGAGTACGGCCCGCTCTCAGCGCTCACCAGCGCGCTGTTCGGCTGGAGGTTCCGGCTCGACGGGCTCGTGGGCGTCGCAGTCGCGCAGATAATCTCCTTCTACCCGATCGTCTACCTAAACGCTTACAGCGCGTTCCTCAACGTGGATCCGAGCACGGAGGAGCAGGCCGAGAATCTCGGAGCGCGTGGCTTCAGGCTCTTCCGGACAGTCACCTTCCCTCTAGCCCTGCCCGGCATAGTCGCGGGGGCAATTATCGTGTACATCTTCAGCCTCGAGGACGTGGGCGCCCCGCTGATATTCCAGGAGTGGAACCTTATGAGCGCGCAGATTTTCCGAGGCTTCATCACCTACACGGGTATAGTCTCGCCTGAAGCGGCTGCGCTGGGCGTAGTCATGCTGTCGGTAGCAGTGATGGGCTTCCTGGCGATAAGGAACTACGTGGGGATGAGGAGCTACGCGATGATCAGCAGGGGGGGTCGCCTCGCCTCCAGGCAGAGGCCTCTCGGCAGGGTTGGGAAGCTCGTCGTCTACTTCCTTGTCTTCCCGCTAGTGCTCTTCACCTCGTTCCCCCAGATCGGGGTTTTCCTGCTTGCGTTCAACGTGATGCCTCCGAGGGGCTTCGACCTCCGCTTCGACGCTTTCACGCCGAGGTACTTCGAGGAGCTTTTCCTGGATCCCGGCGTCTTCATGTTCATACGGAACACTCTCATCTACGCTACTCTTTCCGTCATGCTCGCAGTCGTAGTGGCGGTGATGATAGGCTACGGCGTCAGCAGGATCAGAGTGAGCTGGCTCTCCAACATGCTTGACACGCTGGCGACAATCCCCCTCGCGATCCCTGGGCTCGTGATCGCCCTTGGCTACTACTACTTCTTCACGACGTTCTTCTCGGGATCGCCCCTCGACCCCACCTCTATCGGGGCCTTCCAGGCGTGGGTGATCCTCGTGATATCCTACAGCGTGAGGAAGCTCCCCTACGTCGTGCGGTCCGTGTACGCGGGCTTCCAGCAAGTGCACGTCGGGCTGGAGGAAGCCGCCCTCAACCTCGGAGCCACCAGGGCGAAGGTAGTGTTCGGCGTCGTGCTCCCCTACATCATCTCCTATATCTTCAGCGGCGCCGTCCTCGGCTACATCTACATGGCGACTGAAGTGAGTACGAGCATCACGATCGGGAACTTCAACCCCTCGCAGGCCCCCATGACCTACTACATGATGAACGTGTACAAGGGAGGCTCCCCGATTGGCGTCCAGATCGCGGCCGCGATGGGCGTTCTGCTTATATTGATTCAGCTCGCAGCGATACTGGTAGTGGTGAGGGTGCTGAAGCAGAGGTACGCGTTCATAGGGGTGTGAGGAGATGGTGGAGATCCGCCTCGTCGGGGTCAGCAAGATCTACGGCAGCGTCAGGGCGCTCGACCGGGTCACGCTCGAGGTGAAAGACGGAGAGCTGTTCACGATCCTGGGCCCCAGCGGCTGCGGCAAGACCACTCTCCTCCGCGTCGTCGCAGGCTTCGAAGTCCCCGAGGAGGGCAAAGTGTACTTCGGGGACCAGGACGTGACTTTCGTGAAACCCTACATGAGGAACACCGCGATGGTTTTCCAGAACTACGCGCTCTGGCCCCACATGACCGTCTTCGAGAACGTGGCCTACGGGTTGAAGATACGGAAGCGCCAGCTGAAGCTCACCGACGAGGAGATTGAGCGCAGAGTGAGGGACGCGCTGCGCCTCGTCCGCCTAGAGGGGCTCGAGGACAGGTACCCGCTCCAGCTGAGCGGTGGGCAGCAGCAGAGAGTAGCGCTTGCCAGAGCTCTCGTAGTCGAGCCGAGAGTCCTGCTCCTCGACGAGCCTCTCAGCAACCTCGACGCGAAGCTCAGGCTGGAGATGAGGGGAGAGATAAAGAGGATTCAATCAACCCTCAAGATCACTGCAATTTACGTGACTCACGACCAGGAGGAGGCGATGAGCCTCGCCGACCGCATCGCGGTGATGAACAAGGGCCGTGTCCTCCAGGTGGGCACCCCTCGGGAGATCTACTCGAAGCCCAGCAACCTCTTCGTCGCGACTTTCATCGGTAGAAGCACGTACCTCGTCGGCACGGCGGTGGAGGTCACTGAGGGTAGAGTCCGCCTCCGAGTGGACGGCCAGATGCTCGAAGGCTTTCTGGCGCCAGGCTACAAGGTCAGCGCCGGCGACAAGGTTGCAGCGATCATGAAAACTGAGGACTTTACAGCAGGTGGTGACTTCGGCAATTCTCTAGAAGGCGAGGTGGAGGTGCTGATGTTTATCGGCATGTTCAACCAAGTCCGCGTCCGCGTAGGGGAGCAGAAGCTCACCGCCCTCCTGGACCCCTCCCTGGAGCTCGCGCCAGGCCAGAGAGTAAAGCTGGGCATCAGGCCCTCAGACGTTCACGTGTTCCCGCTCACAGGCTGGGAGGAGGAAGAGTTCGCCTGAATACTCTGAGTTTCCCACGAGCGCTTGTTTTCCCACTGTTATTCAAGCAGCAGGGTAGAGACCCCCTCGGCTTCCGCCACGCCCGCCTGCTCCCGGTCTGCTGTAAGCAGGCTTAAACCTCTCGCTTTCGCTAAAGCGATGTAGAGCGCGTCGTACACCGTGACCCCTCTGGTGAAAGCAATCCCGATTGCCGGCTCGAGGTAAGCCATTTCGTTCTCGAGCTTCACCGCTCTCCCCAGGAGCACTCTCAGGGCCTCAAGCATCGAATCAGCAGCCTCTCGCGTCACAAGCCCGCGCCTCAAAGCCCTCCAGACAGCGTTCACCGCCTCCTTTGCAACCAAGTCGACCGAAACGGCTCCAGCCCTCACGTGCTCTGCAACCTCCTCCCAGCCCTCCTCCCTGAGCAGGAGCTTCACCAGCGCTGAGGCGTCAATGACTATCACGGTCCTCCCTCACAAGGAGCCTGGCAGTCCCCCGGGGCGCTGGCGCGACCGAATCCAGCATCTTTAGAGCTTCTTCTACAGCTTTAGCTCTCTCGAGCTCTTCAACTCTCCGGGCGATCCAGCCCCTAATCTCTTCAGCCCAGTTGACCACGCTGGCGTACGCGTCCATCTTCTCCTTCAGCTCTCTGGGCACTTTCACGCTCACAACGACTGACCGGGTGGCCGAGCGCTTCACGTAAACCTTACCGGTATACCTAAATTTAAGGTTATTCCAGGGGTTGATGGTAGACTTAAAAGTAGACAGCGGCGATCTACCGGACTGCGCCGGGGCGCGAGCCCCACCAGCACTACGGTTAAAGCTTGCCTCAAACCCGGTGCAATTGTGGCCGCAAACTTGCGTGCGGACGCTCGCTGGTGCGGGCAACTCCGGGAGGCTCTCCTCTACGAAAGGCTCCGCGGCGGGCTAGTGCGCTGCAACCTCTGCGAGCGGCGCTGCACCATCAGCGAAGGGTCAGCGGGTTTCTGCGGTACTCGGGTGAACAGGGGTGGGACGCTGTACACTCTAACTTACGGGAACCTCTCCGCCGTGGAGTCGAGGCCTATCGAGATCAAGCCCTTCTTCCACTTCTGGCCCGGCTCCACGGCGCTAACTTTCTCGACGTGGTCGTGCAACTTCCGCTGCCCCTGGTGCCAGAACTGGCACCTCTCCCGCACCCTCCCGGGCGAAGTAGAGGGGTTGAGCTTAGAGCCTGCAGAGCTCGTCGAGCTAGCGGTGAGGCGAGGCGACGAGGGGGTGTGCGTCTCTTTTAACGAGCCGACGCTTCTCTTCGAGTACAGCCTCGAGGTTTTCAAGCTTGCACGCGAGAGAGGGCTGTACGCGACGTACGTGAGCAACGGCTACATGACGCTCGAAGCGCTGAGGAAGCTGCGCGAAGCGGGGCTCGACGGCTTAAAGGTCGACGTAAAAGGCGGAGTAGAGGAGTACAGGAGGTTTAACAGCGCGCTCGCGGAAGTCGTCTGGAGGAACGCTAGAGAGGCGAAGCGCATAGGCATCCACGTAGAGGTAGTCTACTTGGTGGTGACCGGTGCGACAGATAGCGAAAACCTCATCCGCGAGACTATCGAGCGGCACTTGAAGGAGCTCGGCCCCGAGACGCCGCTCCACTTCACCCGCTACTTCCCTGCCTACAAGTACCGCGAGCCGCCGACACCCGTCGAGAAGCTGGAGCGCGCCTACGAGCTCGCGAAGAAGGAGGGCGTCCTCTTCCCATACTTGGGGAACGTGCCCGGCCACCCCTACGAGAACACTTACTGCCCTGAGTGCGGCGAGCTCCTCCTCAAGCGCTACAGCTGGCTTCTCCTCAGCTCGAAGCTAAGCAACGGGAAATGTCCCCGCTGCGGCCGCGAAATTCCCGTAAGAGGTCCTGTGAAGCTCGGGAAGAGAGCGGCCTGGGAGCCTCTCCTGTGATTTTTCAATGCCTTCCCGCGCTTAAAATGAAGTCAGCGCTCCCGCTGGACGGGAGGTTGGAGAGCACTGCTACTCTAGGTGCAGTTTTCTCTTCGCGTACTCCTCCAGCCTCCTGATGTACTCTCTACGTAACCCGATGAAAACCCCTCCCCACTTGCCCCCTATATAGGCAGCGCTCTTCATAGGCCCGAGGGCTTCGCTGAGCTCTCGGCTTACCAGCAGGAGCTTAACTCTCCTCGCCTCCCGCAGCGAAACCACCAGCCGGTCGCCCGCCGTGTAAGCTGTAGCGTAGCAGTGCCCGCCCGGCGGCAGCAGAAGCTCGTTGAGCTCATCCGCCTCGACGTCCAGGTGGGTCACCTTGGCTTGGGAGTACCCCTTCAAGTGCACGTAGACAGAGCAGCTGACCGGCTTCCAGGAGGATCCAGCGTGCACGAGCACCCTGGCCGGAACCGGGAGCTTCCCCTCGCCGGGCCCCGTCAATAGGGTCACCCGTAGCTGTACGGCCCCTGCGAGGCAGCGTGTATGAGCGCGTCTACCTGCTCCTCTCCCAGCACCCTGTCGAGGACCTTCCTCACGTTATCCAGCGTCGGCTTCCTCCGCGCTTTAGTCACCAGCTGCTTGAGCTCCGGGTGCTCCTCCACCAGCATCCTGGCCATCTCCTCGAAGAGCTTCCTGCCCTCAGAGTTGAGGGAATCCATCGAGAAGTAGGCTCTATAGCCTTCTGCGAGCTTGCGCGCAAGCCTAACCACGTCAGGCCCGAAAGCGCTCACCTGGAAGCTTAGGTGGAGCAACCGATTAACTTAACTCTAAGCTTACTGGGAAACGCACCACGATATCTACTAGAGCCTTCTTATCCCTCGGCGGCTCCCCTCTGTAGC
This region of Thermofilum sp. genomic DNA includes:
- a CDS encoding ABC transporter ATP-binding protein, whose amino-acid sequence is MVEIRLVGVSKIYGSVRALDRVTLEVKDGELFTILGPSGCGKTTLLRVVAGFEVPEEGKVYFGDQDVTFVKPYMRNTAMVFQNYALWPHMTVFENVAYGLKIRKRQLKLTDEEIERRVRDALRLVRLEGLEDRYPLQLSGGQQQRVALARALVVEPRVLLLDEPLSNLDAKLRLEMRGEIKRIQSTLKITAIYVTHDQEEAMSLADRIAVMNKGRVLQVGTPREIYSKPSNLFVATFIGRSTYLVGTAVEVTEGRVRLRVDGQMLEGFLAPGYKVSAGDKVAAIMKTEDFTAGGDFGNSLEGEVEVLMFIGMFNQVRVRVGEQKLTALLDPSLELAPGQRVKLGIRPSDVHVFPLTGWEEEEFA
- a CDS encoding ABC transporter substrate-binding protein, which encodes MDRRLILAVLILFVVAAAALLLLPKQPPPQQPPATQPPEQPPHEQPPPSQPPPAQPPPQEQPAGVTLYVITRHEQTIQDATRKLFLSSSLAKQYNIVNIVFLPVNAEQWPEYIKSAAAKGQGIDVAWGGGPTLFNLLDEQGLLEPIDESKVPEFKLVLDELKKIPSSLAGAPTFKVGSDGKIRWIGASVSSFGFTVNREILARYSLPAPVKWADLGSPVYARTLPALQLVGVADPTMSTSNLRMFEIILQAYGWEKGWRALTLIAANSKIYSGSSDVRDAVIRGDLAVGTTIDFYGYTAQQQNPACLYVIPAGESIVNADPIAVLKGARHPREAAVFVAWVLNEMGGQLVWLDPNINRLPINPKVFETPEGAKRPDLKKALDELFSASGIAFNETLSSLWVTAVMYYFKATLVDAHDDLQPVWAQIAKAYLDGKITQQQFNMLVDALTAPLTFTDPLTGAKTTFTLDYAVKISRYMATDPAIYQNLMNQWKEAARARYLKAQELFKQVAKP
- a CDS encoding CopG family transcriptional regulator, with product MKRSATRSVVVSVKVPRELKEKMDAYASVVNWAEEIRGWIARRVEELERAKAVEEALKMLDSVAPAPRGTARLLVREDRDSH
- a CDS encoding iron ABC transporter permease — encoded protein: MKVGKHHVWLFGLAVAAVYTVLWHLDPGAARSADPAFWLACVAGGLGLYAAGYDYRWVKFSSGLSFLSIFTLMYNFFIIATGTPSLPRATAFLLTPLLTVAAAGYLTERVKRFLQAREARRGAVPLARRLKSTFYELDLLLWFFLVFGSLFLIAFLVTPLLLVLANAFRAPAGAAWYSNFQRIFSAREYVRLELLPGEQFIFAIPVGNETLYIVKGVNYGILVNSLILSFIVTVTATTLGIAVAFILARYSFPGKEALRILSLVPLFVTPFVNSYVVKILFSEYGPLSALTSALFGWRFRLDGLVGVAVAQIISFYPIVYLNAYSAFLNVDPSTEEQAENLGARGFRLFRTVTFPLALPGIVAGAIIVYIFSLEDVGAPLIFQEWNLMSAQIFRGFITYTGIVSPEAAALGVVMLSVAVMGFLAIRNYVGMRSYAMISRGGRLASRQRPLGRVGKLVVYFLVFPLVLFTSFPQIGVFLLAFNVMPPRGFDLRFDAFTPRYFEELFLDPGVFMFIRNTLIYATLSVMLAVVVAVMIGYGVSRIRVSWLSNMLDTLATIPLAIPGLVIALGYYYFFTTFFSGSPLDPTSIGAFQAWVILVISYSVRKLPYVVRSVYAGFQQVHVGLEEAALNLGATRAKVVFGVVLPYIISYIFSGAVLGYIYMATEVSTSITIGNFNPSQAPMTYYMMNVYKGGSPIGVQIAAAMGVLLILIQLAAILVVVRVLKQRYAFIGV
- the amrS gene encoding AmmeMemoRadiSam system radical SAM enzyme, which produces MAANLRADARWCGQLREALLYERLRGGLVRCNLCERRCTISEGSAGFCGTRVNRGGTLYTLTYGNLSAVESRPIEIKPFFHFWPGSTALTFSTWSCNFRCPWCQNWHLSRTLPGEVEGLSLEPAELVELAVRRGDEGVCVSFNEPTLLFEYSLEVFKLARERGLYATYVSNGYMTLEALRKLREAGLDGLKVDVKGGVEEYRRFNSALAEVVWRNAREAKRIGIHVEVVYLVVTGATDSENLIRETIERHLKELGPETPLHFTRYFPAYKYREPPTPVEKLERAYELAKKEGVLFPYLGNVPGHPYENTYCPECGELLLKRYSWLLLSSKLSNGKCPRCGREIPVRGPVKLGKRAAWEPLL
- a CDS encoding type II toxin-antitoxin system VapC family toxin → MIVIDASALVKLLLREEGWEEVAEHVRAGAVSVDLVAKEAVNAVWRALRRGLVTREAADSMLEALRVLLGRAVKLENEMAYLEPAIGIAFTRGVTVYDALYIALAKARGLSLLTADREQAGVAEAEGVSTLLLE